From a region of the Synergistota bacterium genome:
- the nifU gene encoding Fe-S cluster assembly scaffold protein NifU, which produces MYTEKVIELFMNPKNVGRIEDADGIGEVGNPKCGDVMKIYIKVKDGRIEDIKFETFGCAAAIATSSMVTEMVKGKTLEEALKVTNKDVAEALGGLPPHKIHCSLLAEEGIKAAIQDYYKRRGIIYDRKGDINEHIAQERNLKDSC; this is translated from the coding sequence CTGTATACTGAAAAGGTTATAGAGCTTTTTATGAACCCTAAAAACGTTGGAAGGATAGAGGACGCAGATGGGATTGGCGAAGTAGGAAACCCAAAGTGCGGGGATGTAATGAAAATCTATATAAAAGTAAAGGATGGAAGGATAGAGGATATAAAGTTTGAAACCTTTGGCTGTGCAGCAGCGATAGCCACCTCATCTATGGTAACAGAGATGGTAAAGGGAAAAACCTTAGAGGAAGCCCTTAAGGTCACAAACAAGGATGTAGCAGAGGCGCTAGGAGGATTACCTCCACATAAGATACATTGCTCTCTATTGGCTGAGGAAGGAATAAAGGCAGCAATCCAAGACTATTATAAAAGAAGGGGGATCATCTATGATAGGAAAGGTGATATCAACGAACATATCGCTCAAGAAAGGAACCTCAAAGACTCCTGTTGA
- a CDS encoding MOSC domain-containing protein encodes MIGKVISTNISLKKGTSKTPVEKIKLVKDLGVEGDAHSGTEREVSLLSLEDVKAFRRNPGDFAENITFDGLNLSEIEIGTLIKVGEATIQVSHIGKRCHSKCNIYKEVGDCIMPRKGIFAKVIESGEVKPGDEIKILRGN; translated from the coding sequence ATGATAGGAAAGGTGATATCAACGAACATATCGCTCAAGAAAGGAACCTCAAAGACTCCTGTTGAAAAGATAAAGCTCGTTAAAGATCTGGGAGTCGAGGGAGATGCTCACTCAGGAACGGAAAGGGAAGTAAGTCTACTTTCCCTAGAAGATGTTAAAGCTTTTAGAAGGAATCCTGGGGATTTCGCAGAAAATATAACCTTCGATGGACTAAACCTATCTGAAATAGAGATAGGAACGCTAATAAAGGTAGGGGAAGCAACGATTCAAGTATCCCATATAGGTAAAAGATGTCACTCAAAGTGTAACATATACAAGGAAGTAGGAGACTGCATAATGCCAAGAAAGGGAATATTCGCTAAAGTAATCGAAAGCGGAGAGGTCAAACCAGGAGACGAGATAAAGATACTAAGGGGAAACTAG